The Micropterus dolomieu isolate WLL.071019.BEF.003 ecotype Adirondacks linkage group LG20, ASM2129224v1, whole genome shotgun sequence genome has a segment encoding these proteins:
- the pcdh17 gene encoding protocadherin-17 isoform X4 — translation MYLSIFFFLLLWAQALTLKNLNYSVPEEQGPGTVIGNIAKDARLGLEQTGQAGQGKKANFRVLENSAPHLIDVDPQSGLLYTKQRIDREMLCKRNPKCQLSMEVFANDKEICMIKIDIQDINDNSPTFPSDQIDIDISENAVPGTRFPLTSAHDPDAGENGLKTYQITRDDYNLFSLEVKSRGDGTKFPELVIQRPLDREERSHHTLILSATDGGEYPRSGTMQINVKVIDSNDNSPVFDQPSYVVEIPENSPPGKVLIDLNATDPDEGNNGQVVYSFSGYAPERIRELFSIDSRTGVIKIQGEIDYEESPVIEIDVQAKDLGPNPIPGHCKVTVKVLDRNDNWPSIGFVSVRQGAISEAAPPGTVIALVRVTDKDSGRNGQLQCRVLGNVPFKLEENYDNFYTVVTDRPLDREVQDEYNVTIVAKDNGIPPLNSTKSFTVKILDENDNVPRFSKSVYLLQIPENNIPGEYLGSVLAHDPDLGQNGTVYYSIVNSNVSGGDVNTYVNVNAANGAIYAVRSFNYEQIKYFDFKVLAKDAGSPHLESNATVRISVLDVNDNIPVIVLPLLLNDTAEIHVPRNVGVGYIVTTVRAVDNDYGESGRLTYEISDGNEEHLFEIDPVTGEVRTAHPFWDDVSPIVELIIRVADHGKPTLTAAARLIIKASDGRPPDGLPRTKDNQNWDISLPLIVTLSIISIMLLAAMVTIAIKCKRENKEIRTYNCRIAEYSHPQLGKGKKKKINKNDIMLVQSEVEERDAMNVMNVVSSPSLATSPMYFDYQTRLPLSSPRSEVMYLKPTANNLSVPQGHVGCHTSFTGPVTSTTDTPTNRMSIIQTDNFPTEPNYMGSRQQFVQSSSTFKDPERASLRDSGHGDSDQADSDQDTNKGSCCDMSAKEALKLKATGVKPPPLEQDESQDDHAVPGKLKSSPICYFVLSRPTQGDMRGTEDVTLQGQRGYRDSMRCGSMTAQ, via the exons ATGTatctttctattttctttttcctcctcttatGGGCTCAAGCCCTGACATTGAAAAACTTGAATTACTCTGTCCCAGAGGAACAGGGTCCGGGGACAGTGATTGGGAACATTGCCAAAGATGCCAGACTTGGACTTGAACAGACTGGGCAGGCAGGTCAGGGTAAGAAAGCCAACTTCAGGGTGCTCGAGAACTCAGCTCCGCATCTCATCGACGTGGACCCCCAAAGCGGTCTGTTGTACACAAAGCAGCGCATTGACAGGGAAATGTTGTGTAAGAGAAACCCCAAGTGCCAGCTCTCCATGGAGGTGTTTGCCAATGACAAGGAGATCTGCATGATCAAAATAGATATTCAGGACATTAACGACAACTCACCCACTTTCCCCTCGGATCAGATTGATATTGACATCTCTGAAAATGCAGTGCCAGGGACACGCTTTCCCCTGACCAGTGCACATGACCCTGATGCAGGGGAAAACGGTCTGAAAACCTATCAAATAACACGCGACGACTACAATCTCTTTTCCTTGGAGGTAAAATCCCGTGGTGACGGGACTAAATTCCCAGAATTAGTTATTCAACGACCACTGGACAGAGAAGAACGAAGCCATCACACCCTTATTTTGTCAGCTACTGATGGAGGGGAATATCCTAGATCAGGTACCATGCAGATTAATGTTAAAGTTATCGATTCCAATGACAACAGCCCTGTGTTTGATCAGCCCTCATATGTTGTGGAAATTCCTGAAAATTCACCTCCTGGTAAAGTCCTGATTGATTTAAATGCCACTGATCCTGATGAGGGCAACAATGGACAAGTAGTCTATTCTTTTAGTGGCTATGCCCCAGAGAGAATCCGGGAGCTCTTCTCCATAGATTCCAGAACAGGGGTCATAAAGATTCAGGGTGAAATTGACTATGAAGAGAGCCCAGTTATTGAGATTGACGTCCAGGCAAAGGATCTAGGTCCCAATCCAATCCCAGGTCATTGTAAAGTCACTGTTAAAGTGCTTGACAGGAATGATAACTGGCCATCTATAGGCTTTGTGTCTGTGAGACAGGGAGCTATCAGTGAGGCAGCACCTCCAGGCACTGTCATTGCTCTGGTCCGTGTCACAGACAAGGACTCAGGCAGGAATGGACAGCTTCAGTGCAGAGTGCTGGGTAACGTTCCTTTTAAACTTGAGGAGAACTATGATAACTTCTATACAGTGGTGACAGACAGGCCCTTGGACAGAGAGGTGCAGGATGAGTACAATGTTACCATTGTGGCCAAAGACAATGGCATTCCTCCTCTAAACTCCACAAAATCCTTCACCGTTAAGATTCTGGATGAGAATGACAATGTTCCTCGCTTTTCCAAGTCAGTTTACCTTCTTCAGATACCTGAGAACAACATCCCTGGAGAGTACCTAGGTTCAGTTCTGGCACATGACCCAGACCTTGGCCAGAATGGAACAGTGTACTACAGCATAGTCAACTCCAATGTGAGTGGGGGCGATGTCAACACCTATGTTAATGTGAACGCTGCTAATGGAGCCATCTATGCCGTGAGATCTTTTAACTATGAGCAGATAAAATATTTTGACTTTAAGGTTCTTGCTAAAGATGCAGGATCTCCACACCTTGAGAGCAACGCCACAGTGCGCATCAGTGTTCTGGATGTCAATGATAACATCCCTGTCATTGTTCTGCCTCTACTCCTAAATGACACGGCTGAAATCCATGTGCCACGTAATGTTGGTGTTGGCTACATTGTCACCACAGTGAGGGCGGTGGATAATGACTATGGTGAAAGTGGGAGGCTCACCTATGAGATCTCAGATGGCAATGAGGAGCACCTCTTTGAGATTGATCCAGTGACTGGGGAGGTGCGAACAGCCCACCCATTCTGGGACGATGTCAGCCCCATTGTGGAGCTGATCATCCGAGTAGCGGACCACGGCAAGCCAACCCTCACTGCTGCCGCCAGGCTCATCATCAAGGCCTCCGATGGACGTCCTCCTGATGGACTGCCACGCACGAAAGACAATCAGAACTGGGACATATCCCTGCCTCTTATTGTAACTCTAAGCATCATATCCATTATGCTTCTGGCTGCCATGGTGACCATAGCGATCAAGTGCAAGCGGGAAAACAAGGAGATCCGTACCTATAATTGTCGCATTGCAGAGTACTCGCACCCTCAGCTGGGGAAaggcaagaagaagaagattaaCAAGAACGACATCATGCTGGTGCAGAGCGAGGTTGAGGAGCGGGACGCCATGAATGTGATGAATGTGGTAAGCAGTCCTTCCTTGGCCACCTCTCCCATGTACTTTGACTACCAGACACGCCTGCCACTCAGCTCAccaaggtcagaggtcatgtaCCTCAAGCCCACTGCCAATAACCTCAGCGTGCCCCAAGGCCACGTGGGATGCCACACCAGCTTCACAGGCCCAGTCACCAGCACTACAGACACACCTACTAACCGCATGTCCATCATACAG ACGGACAATTTCCCCACTGAGCCTAATTATATGGGTAGCAGACAACAGTTTGTTCAAAG TAGTTCGACATTCAAAGACCCAGAGCGAGCAAGCCTCAGAGACAGTGGTCATGGTGACAGTGACCAGGCGGACAGCGACCAGGACACCAACAAAGGCTCCTGCTGCGATATGTCTGCGAAAGAAGCCCTCAAGCTGAAGGCTACAGGCGTGAAACCGCCACCTTTGGAGCAAG ATGAATCGCAAGATGACCACGCTGTGCCTGGTAAGCTCAAGAGTAGTCCTATCTGCTACTTTGTCTTAAGCAGACCCACTCAG GGAGACATGCGTGGAACAGAGGATGTGACTCTACAAGGACAGCGTGGATACAGAGACAGCATGAGATGTGGGTCTATGACAGCACAGTAA
- the pcdh17 gene encoding protocadherin-17 isoform X3: protein MYLSIFFFLLLWAQALTLKNLNYSVPEEQGPGTVIGNIAKDARLGLEQTGQAGQGKKANFRVLENSAPHLIDVDPQSGLLYTKQRIDREMLCKRNPKCQLSMEVFANDKEICMIKIDIQDINDNSPTFPSDQIDIDISENAVPGTRFPLTSAHDPDAGENGLKTYQITRDDYNLFSLEVKSRGDGTKFPELVIQRPLDREERSHHTLILSATDGGEYPRSGTMQINVKVIDSNDNSPVFDQPSYVVEIPENSPPGKVLIDLNATDPDEGNNGQVVYSFSGYAPERIRELFSIDSRTGVIKIQGEIDYEESPVIEIDVQAKDLGPNPIPGHCKVTVKVLDRNDNWPSIGFVSVRQGAISEAAPPGTVIALVRVTDKDSGRNGQLQCRVLGNVPFKLEENYDNFYTVVTDRPLDREVQDEYNVTIVAKDNGIPPLNSTKSFTVKILDENDNVPRFSKSVYLLQIPENNIPGEYLGSVLAHDPDLGQNGTVYYSIVNSNVSGGDVNTYVNVNAANGAIYAVRSFNYEQIKYFDFKVLAKDAGSPHLESNATVRISVLDVNDNIPVIVLPLLLNDTAEIHVPRNVGVGYIVTTVRAVDNDYGESGRLTYEISDGNEEHLFEIDPVTGEVRTAHPFWDDVSPIVELIIRVADHGKPTLTAAARLIIKASDGRPPDGLPRTKDNQNWDISLPLIVTLSIISIMLLAAMVTIAIKCKRENKEIRTYNCRIAEYSHPQLGKGKKKKINKNDIMLVQSEVEERDAMNVMNVVSSPSLATSPMYFDYQTRLPLSSPRSEVMYLKPTANNLSVPQGHVGCHTSFTGPVTSTTDTPTNRMSIIQTDNFPTEPNYMGSRQQFVQSSSTFKDPERASLRDSGHGDSDQADSDQDTNKGSCCDMSAKEALKLKATGVKPPPLEQGRHAWNRGCDSTRTAWIQRQHEMWVYDSTVKGDEIDFFLFVDRNPYPPHHPSACEQLK, encoded by the exons ATGTatctttctattttctttttcctcctcttatGGGCTCAAGCCCTGACATTGAAAAACTTGAATTACTCTGTCCCAGAGGAACAGGGTCCGGGGACAGTGATTGGGAACATTGCCAAAGATGCCAGACTTGGACTTGAACAGACTGGGCAGGCAGGTCAGGGTAAGAAAGCCAACTTCAGGGTGCTCGAGAACTCAGCTCCGCATCTCATCGACGTGGACCCCCAAAGCGGTCTGTTGTACACAAAGCAGCGCATTGACAGGGAAATGTTGTGTAAGAGAAACCCCAAGTGCCAGCTCTCCATGGAGGTGTTTGCCAATGACAAGGAGATCTGCATGATCAAAATAGATATTCAGGACATTAACGACAACTCACCCACTTTCCCCTCGGATCAGATTGATATTGACATCTCTGAAAATGCAGTGCCAGGGACACGCTTTCCCCTGACCAGTGCACATGACCCTGATGCAGGGGAAAACGGTCTGAAAACCTATCAAATAACACGCGACGACTACAATCTCTTTTCCTTGGAGGTAAAATCCCGTGGTGACGGGACTAAATTCCCAGAATTAGTTATTCAACGACCACTGGACAGAGAAGAACGAAGCCATCACACCCTTATTTTGTCAGCTACTGATGGAGGGGAATATCCTAGATCAGGTACCATGCAGATTAATGTTAAAGTTATCGATTCCAATGACAACAGCCCTGTGTTTGATCAGCCCTCATATGTTGTGGAAATTCCTGAAAATTCACCTCCTGGTAAAGTCCTGATTGATTTAAATGCCACTGATCCTGATGAGGGCAACAATGGACAAGTAGTCTATTCTTTTAGTGGCTATGCCCCAGAGAGAATCCGGGAGCTCTTCTCCATAGATTCCAGAACAGGGGTCATAAAGATTCAGGGTGAAATTGACTATGAAGAGAGCCCAGTTATTGAGATTGACGTCCAGGCAAAGGATCTAGGTCCCAATCCAATCCCAGGTCATTGTAAAGTCACTGTTAAAGTGCTTGACAGGAATGATAACTGGCCATCTATAGGCTTTGTGTCTGTGAGACAGGGAGCTATCAGTGAGGCAGCACCTCCAGGCACTGTCATTGCTCTGGTCCGTGTCACAGACAAGGACTCAGGCAGGAATGGACAGCTTCAGTGCAGAGTGCTGGGTAACGTTCCTTTTAAACTTGAGGAGAACTATGATAACTTCTATACAGTGGTGACAGACAGGCCCTTGGACAGAGAGGTGCAGGATGAGTACAATGTTACCATTGTGGCCAAAGACAATGGCATTCCTCCTCTAAACTCCACAAAATCCTTCACCGTTAAGATTCTGGATGAGAATGACAATGTTCCTCGCTTTTCCAAGTCAGTTTACCTTCTTCAGATACCTGAGAACAACATCCCTGGAGAGTACCTAGGTTCAGTTCTGGCACATGACCCAGACCTTGGCCAGAATGGAACAGTGTACTACAGCATAGTCAACTCCAATGTGAGTGGGGGCGATGTCAACACCTATGTTAATGTGAACGCTGCTAATGGAGCCATCTATGCCGTGAGATCTTTTAACTATGAGCAGATAAAATATTTTGACTTTAAGGTTCTTGCTAAAGATGCAGGATCTCCACACCTTGAGAGCAACGCCACAGTGCGCATCAGTGTTCTGGATGTCAATGATAACATCCCTGTCATTGTTCTGCCTCTACTCCTAAATGACACGGCTGAAATCCATGTGCCACGTAATGTTGGTGTTGGCTACATTGTCACCACAGTGAGGGCGGTGGATAATGACTATGGTGAAAGTGGGAGGCTCACCTATGAGATCTCAGATGGCAATGAGGAGCACCTCTTTGAGATTGATCCAGTGACTGGGGAGGTGCGAACAGCCCACCCATTCTGGGACGATGTCAGCCCCATTGTGGAGCTGATCATCCGAGTAGCGGACCACGGCAAGCCAACCCTCACTGCTGCCGCCAGGCTCATCATCAAGGCCTCCGATGGACGTCCTCCTGATGGACTGCCACGCACGAAAGACAATCAGAACTGGGACATATCCCTGCCTCTTATTGTAACTCTAAGCATCATATCCATTATGCTTCTGGCTGCCATGGTGACCATAGCGATCAAGTGCAAGCGGGAAAACAAGGAGATCCGTACCTATAATTGTCGCATTGCAGAGTACTCGCACCCTCAGCTGGGGAAaggcaagaagaagaagattaaCAAGAACGACATCATGCTGGTGCAGAGCGAGGTTGAGGAGCGGGACGCCATGAATGTGATGAATGTGGTAAGCAGTCCTTCCTTGGCCACCTCTCCCATGTACTTTGACTACCAGACACGCCTGCCACTCAGCTCAccaaggtcagaggtcatgtaCCTCAAGCCCACTGCCAATAACCTCAGCGTGCCCCAAGGCCACGTGGGATGCCACACCAGCTTCACAGGCCCAGTCACCAGCACTACAGACACACCTACTAACCGCATGTCCATCATACAG ACGGACAATTTCCCCACTGAGCCTAATTATATGGGTAGCAGACAACAGTTTGTTCAAAG TAGTTCGACATTCAAAGACCCAGAGCGAGCAAGCCTCAGAGACAGTGGTCATGGTGACAGTGACCAGGCGGACAGCGACCAGGACACCAACAAAGGCTCCTGCTGCGATATGTCTGCGAAAGAAGCCCTCAAGCTGAAGGCTACAGGCGTGAAACCGCCACCTTTGGAGCAAG GGAGACATGCGTGGAACAGAGGATGTGACTCTACAAGGACAGCGTGGATACAGAGACAGCATGAGATGTGGGTCTATGACAGCACAGTAAAAGGCGATGAAATTGACTTTTTCCTGTTTGTGGATAGAAATCCCTACCCCCCACACCATCCCTCAGCTTGTGAGCAGCTTAAATAA